The sequence TCGGCAGCTTCTGGCCCTATGCCACGACGTTGTATGATTATGTCCATCGTGCCATGCCGTTGAACGCGCCGCAATCCCTGACGCCCGATGAGGTCTATGCTGTCGTTGCCTGGCTCCTGCACCAAAACGGCATCATCCCCGCCGACGCCGCGATCGATGCGCAGACCCTTCCTGCTGTGAAGATGCCCAATCGAGAGGGATTCGTCTCGGACCCGAGGCCGGATGTGCTGTCTCCCTGATGGCTCAACGTCCACTCGGTCTCTGCGCCAACTACTCCAACCTCTTCTTGAACGCAATATCTCCGTAATAGGCCTCGGCTGACTCCCCCGTGTTGTCGGTATCCGTCATAATCGCCACGCCGGAAATCATCGGCGGGTCTTGGCCGAATGCCCGCTTATAGTCTTCATAGACATTGCGTTCTTCGGTAACCCAGGTATTGAGCTTGGTCGAGCCGCTGTCGACCACGATCATCTGCACCTGATCCGTGTAGGGGTTCGGTACCGCGGTCCCCACCGGCGCACGGCTTTCCCAGATATAGTTGATGGCGCCCAGCGGCGGATATTGGCCATAGATCAGCTTAGCCGCTTCATACTTCGCCTTGCCGAAGAGGCCGACCTTCTGACTGTCGTATTGAAAGGTGACATAGATGCGGGCGGGATAATCATCCCCTTCTTTCTTGGCCACATCGCCGCCTTTCAAGACATTCGACACCTTCCACTGCCATTGAATGATCGGATATTCCTTCGGATCGATCAGGATTTCTTTCGTCAGTCCCGAAGAGGAGGCCTGACTGGCTGCTTTGACGGCGACGCGGTCGCCGTCTTTCACGAGACGGTACGTCGTGTGCTGAGGAATCTTCGGAAATGTGAGCGGCTTCCAGCCGTTGGGCCAAGGGCCGTCAGGGGTTGCCGAAGAAAACGTGCCGATCTCTACTCTTGCTGGGGAGTCAGCTTGCAGCCGGGTCGGGTCGCCGAGGTTGGCTTCGACGAGGGGAAAAAGCGCAATGCTGACGATCAAGAAATAATTGCGTGGTGTCATGCCCTGTATCCTTTAGCGTGAATGTGTCAGATGTACCGATCCAGAACCGGAAATTATTTCCTCGTCCATGCATACCACTTGCTCAGGATGCTCTTCTGCCGTGCGGTGAAGGTGGTCTTGCGCCGGGCGTTGGCCACTTTCTTCACGACTTCTCCTTGCGTGGGATACGGATGGATTGTCGACGCCAGGGTCTTCAAGCCCAGTCTGGCTTTCATCGCGAGGGTGAACTCATTGATCAGATCGCCGGCATGGGCAGCGACGATCGTGGCCCCCAGAATGCGATCCGTCCCCGCCTCGACATGGACCTTCGCAAAACCTTCAGCTTCACCGTCGAGCACGGCCCGATCCACCTCGTCCAAGCGATGCGTGAACGTCTCCACCTTGTACCCCTTGTCCTTCGCCTCGGCTTCGTACAGACCCACATGGGCGATCTCCGGATCGGTGTACGTCGCCCAGGGAATGACCAGCGAACTGACCTGTGCGGTCCCGAGTCCGAAGGGATGGGGAAAGAGGGCGTTCTGAATCACGACCTGAGCCATGGCGTCCGCCGCATGCGTGAACTTATAGCGTGAACATATATCGCCGGCCGCATAGATATTCGGATTGGTCGTGCGGAGTTGGTCGGTGACCGTGACGCCCGTCTTGTCATATTCGACGCCGGCGGCCTCCAATCCAAGACCGTCCACGTTCGGCGTACGACCGGCACCCACGAGAATTTCGTCGACCGTGATATCGTACGCCTGACCATGCGATCCACCCATCAGCCGCTTGCCGGCCTCCGTCTTCTGGATGGTCAACTCCTTGCCGCAGCAGTACAGGGTCACACCCTCGCGAATCATGACCTGCTCGACAATCTCTGCCGCATCGCGGTCTTCGTTTGGCATGATCCCGTGCATAGCCTCAATGAGGTACACCTGACTGCCAAACCGGGCGAATGCTTGTGCCAGCTCACAGCCGATGGGCCCTGCTCCAATGATCGCCAGCCTCGCCGGATGTTCGGTTAACGAGAAGATCGTTTCGTTGGTCAGATAGCCCGCCTCCTGTAACCCTGGGATAGGTGGTGCGGAGGCTCGTGCGCCGGTGCAGATGGCGGCCTTTGCAAACTCCAGCGTCGCATTGCCGACCTGAACCGTTCGTGCATCGGTGAAGTGCGCCTGTCCCAAGTACACATCGACGCCCAAACCGGTAAACCGCTGAGCCGAATCCGTCCGGCTGAGTTGGGCGCGCAGTGCCCTCATGCGCGTCATGACGGCGGAAAAATCCTCTTTCGCCGCACCGGAGACGTGGAGGCCGAACTCCTCGCCTCGACGAATATCGGCCCAGGCGCGCGAGGCCCGGATCAACGCTTTGGAGGGCACACAGCCGACGTTCAAGCAGTCGCCGCCCATGAGGTGCCGTTCGATCAGCGCGACTTTTGCGCCTAGGCCGGCCGCGATAGCCGCCGTCACGAGTCCGGCCGTTCCGCCTCCAATAACCACCAGGTTATATTGACCGGTCGGAGTCGGGTTCACCCAATTAGGCGGATGGACGTAGTTGATCAATCGTTGATTATGTTCATCGTCTGGTAGCATCACATTGGAAGGAACAGTCTTTTCAGGCGCGCTCATGGGCGGGGTCCTTTCGGTTGATGAGGGGGCATCGAGTCTCGTTCACGGGTGAGAGGGAGCCTCTGTGTGAGTCGCCGGTTCCGCCGGTTTGCCGGCGAATCGCCGATACAGCATCGGCACCAGGGCGAGTAGTCCCAACAAGGTGAACGCCAGGATCACGTTGGGCGAGGCGATTTCCTTGAGTGAATTGATCGTGCCCAATTGACGCCCAGCGTAGGCATAGACGAAGCTGCCGGGCACAATGCCCAGGGCTGTCGCGAGCACATAGGTACCGAGGCGGACCCGGGTCAAGCCCGACACCAGATTGACCAGGAAGAAGGGAAACAACGGAACAAGCCGGAGCGTCACGAGGTAGCTGAAGGCGTTCTTTGCAAACCCCTCTTGAATCGGTCCCAGCCTCTGGCCGAACCTCTGCTCGACCCATCCACGTAATAGATATCGTGCCGTCAAGAACGCGAGCGTGGCCCCGCTGGTCGCCCCGAGATTGACGAAGACTGTTCCCAACAGGCTCCCGAACAGAAATCCTCCCATGAGGGTCAGAATCGTGGCGCCGGGAAGAGACAAGCCGGTCACCAGACTG comes from Nitrospira sp. and encodes:
- a CDS encoding DUF3047 domain-containing protein gives rise to the protein MTPRNYFLIVSIALFPLVEANLGDPTRLQADSPARVEIGTFSSATPDGPWPNGWKPLTFPKIPQHTTYRLVKDGDRVAVKAASQASSSGLTKEILIDPKEYPIIQWQWKVSNVLKGGDVAKKEGDDYPARIYVTFQYDSQKVGLFGKAKYEAAKLIYGQYPPLGAINYIWESRAPVGTAVPNPYTDQVQMIVVDSGSTKLNTWVTEERNVYEDYKRAFGQDPPMISGVAIMTDTDNTGESAEAYYGDIAFKKRLE
- a CDS encoding mercuric reductase, whose amino-acid sequence is MSAPEKTVPSNVMLPDDEHNQRLINYVHPPNWVNPTPTGQYNLVVIGGGTAGLVTAAIAAGLGAKVALIERHLMGGDCLNVGCVPSKALIRASRAWADIRRGEEFGLHVSGAAKEDFSAVMTRMRALRAQLSRTDSAQRFTGLGVDVYLGQAHFTDARTVQVGNATLEFAKAAICTGARASAPPIPGLQEAGYLTNETIFSLTEHPARLAIIGAGPIGCELAQAFARFGSQVYLIEAMHGIMPNEDRDAAEIVEQVMIREGVTLYCCGKELTIQKTEAGKRLMGGSHGQAYDITVDEILVGAGRTPNVDGLGLEAAGVEYDKTGVTVTDQLRTTNPNIYAAGDICSRYKFTHAADAMAQVVIQNALFPHPFGLGTAQVSSLVIPWATYTDPEIAHVGLYEAEAKDKGYKVETFTHRLDEVDRAVLDGEAEGFAKVHVEAGTDRILGATIVAAHAGDLINEFTLAMKARLGLKTLASTIHPYPTQGEVVKKVANARRKTTFTARQKSILSKWYAWTRK
- a CDS encoding TVP38/TMEM64 family protein, which produces MKEIPCAGEHSGTCGTAQPTPPSHQGSVPDESASGPRSGKFIIAAVIGLAIGAFFWFDLDAYLTLETVKANRDRLLAFTDEHRAAAVASFIVTYSLVTGLSLPGATILTLMGGFLFGSLLGTVFVNLGATSGATLAFLTARYLLRGWVEQRFGQRLGPIQEGFAKNAFSYLVTLRLVPLFPFFLVNLVSGLTRVRLGTYVLATALGIVPGSFVYAYAGRQLGTINSLKEIASPNVILAFTLLGLLALVPMLYRRFAGKPAEPATHTEAPSHP